In Pedobacter sp. W3I1, one DNA window encodes the following:
- a CDS encoding NifU family protein → MTINVYTEQTPNPATMKFMVNKLLINGSEDFATKESAEHSPFAKELFKFNFVSGVFFASNFVTITKTDDAEWADIEAILKEFVKGAVESELKIKEETTEEAPAFEGTETEIKIQQILHDYVRPAVEQDGGAITYKSFDEGVVTVELRGSCSGCPSSTITLKSGIQNLLQRMVPEVTEVVSEAL, encoded by the coding sequence ATGACGATTAACGTATATACAGAACAGACTCCAAATCCAGCTACCATGAAATTTATGGTAAACAAGCTGTTAATAAATGGCAGTGAAGATTTTGCAACTAAAGAAAGTGCAGAGCATTCGCCTTTTGCTAAAGAGTTATTTAAGTTCAACTTTGTTTCTGGCGTTTTTTTCGCCAGCAACTTTGTTACCATTACCAAAACAGATGATGCAGAATGGGCAGATATTGAAGCTATTCTAAAAGAATTTGTTAAGGGCGCTGTAGAATCTGAATTAAAAATTAAAGAAGAAACTACCGAAGAAGCACCTGCTTTTGAAGGTACAGAAACTGAAATTAAAATTCAACAGATTTTGCACGATTATGTACGCCCGGCGGTTGAACAGGATGGTGGTGCAATTACATACAAATCTTTTGATGAAGGTGTGGTTACCGTAGAGCTACGTGGCTCTTGCAGCGGTTGTCCGTCTTCTACCATTACGCTTAAATCAGGTATCCAAAACTTATTGCAGAGAATGGTACCAGAAGTTACAGAAGTAGTTTCTGAAGCGCTTTAA
- a CDS encoding inositol monophosphatase family protein has product MNYELLCNKVISIVKLTGNFIRKEAMQFDAQKIEYKGLNDMVSYVDKTAEQKLVQNLEKLIPDAGFITEEKTINRTGKTYTWIIDPLDGTTNFIHGIPTYGISVALYEDGLPVIGVVYELNRGEMFYSYKGGLAFMNKKEIKVSINPDLGSSLLATGFPYYQFDKQPQYIQLLTEMMQKSHGVRRIGAAAIDLVYTACGRFDAFFEYNLQQWDFAAGCFIVQQAGGEVYDFSGGNDYFEKREILATNGKLTAEMLAAIKQYF; this is encoded by the coding sequence ATGAATTACGAATTATTATGCAATAAGGTAATCTCTATTGTAAAGCTCACCGGAAACTTTATCCGCAAAGAGGCGATGCAATTCGATGCCCAAAAAATCGAATATAAAGGCTTGAACGATATGGTTTCGTATGTTGATAAAACAGCAGAGCAGAAACTGGTTCAAAACCTCGAAAAATTAATTCCAGATGCCGGTTTTATTACCGAAGAGAAAACCATCAATAGAACAGGTAAAACTTATACCTGGATTATCGATCCTTTAGATGGTACAACTAATTTTATCCATGGCATTCCTACTTACGGTATAAGTGTAGCCCTGTATGAAGATGGTTTACCTGTAATAGGTGTAGTTTACGAATTAAATAGGGGAGAGATGTTTTATTCGTATAAAGGCGGACTTGCTTTTATGAATAAGAAAGAAATTAAAGTTTCTATTAACCCTGATCTGGGTTCAAGTTTGTTGGCAACAGGTTTTCCGTATTACCAGTTTGATAAACAACCTCAGTATATTCAATTACTGACCGAGATGATGCAGAAAAGTCATGGTGTACGTAGAATTGGTGCCGCGGCAATAGACCTGGTATATACAGCCTGTGGACGTTTCGATGCTTTTTTTGAATACAACCTGCAACAATGGGATTTTGCAGCCGGATGTTTTATTGTTCAGCAGGCAGGCGGAGAGGTGTATGATTTTTCGGGCGGAAATGATTACTTTGAAAAAAGGGAGATCTTGGCTACTAATGGCAAACTTACTGCAGAAATGTTGGCAGCGATTAAGCAGTATTTTTAA
- a CDS encoding prolipoprotein diacylglyceryl transferase, whose protein sequence is MFPTVSHFLEYLFGINLPLPFNTFGVFVALAFVAGYWAFTKELKRKEALGILYPIKKTIVIGKPATPSELIMNGLFGFVIGYKLVYALLNYKLFVNDAQSILMSTKGNIIGGLFFAGLFAYWDYTEKNKHKLDKPKETQVTIHPYQTMSNLIVWAAIWGFLGAKFFDNLEYWDDFVQHPIERLLSFSGLTFYGGLICGGAAVLIIAKRYGIKPLHMLDVGGPGMMLAYAVGRIGCHLAGDGDWGIVNNNPKPFSWLPDWLWSYKYPNNVVGEGIPIPGCTGKFCNELAQGVYPTPIYEVIICLILFAFLWRIRDKIKAPGLMFGIYMILNGIERFCIELIRVNSKYHVFGLSFTQAEMISTFLVVGGIVLSAYALRNKNKLA, encoded by the coding sequence ATGTTTCCTACCGTTTCACATTTTTTAGAATACTTATTCGGCATTAATTTACCGCTTCCATTTAATACTTTCGGTGTTTTTGTAGCACTGGCTTTTGTTGCCGGTTACTGGGCTTTTACCAAAGAACTTAAGCGTAAGGAAGCATTAGGTATACTCTATCCAATTAAAAAGACAATTGTGATTGGGAAACCTGCTACTCCATCAGAGTTGATTATGAATGGCCTTTTTGGCTTTGTTATTGGTTATAAATTGGTTTATGCGTTGTTAAACTATAAACTTTTTGTAAATGATGCACAGTCGATTTTAATGTCGACAAAAGGAAATATAATTGGAGGTTTGTTTTTCGCAGGTTTGTTTGCCTACTGGGATTATACCGAAAAGAATAAACACAAGCTGGATAAACCAAAAGAAACACAGGTAACCATCCACCCATACCAAACGATGAGCAATCTAATTGTTTGGGCGGCTATCTGGGGATTTTTAGGAGCAAAGTTCTTCGATAACTTAGAGTACTGGGATGATTTTGTTCAACATCCCATCGAGCGGTTATTATCTTTTAGTGGTTTAACTTTTTATGGTGGTTTAATTTGCGGTGGTGCAGCGGTATTGATCATAGCAAAAAGATACGGTATTAAACCGCTCCATATGCTTGATGTAGGTGGGCCTGGCATGATGCTGGCTTATGCTGTTGGCCGTATTGGTTGCCACTTAGCTGGCGATGGCGACTGGGGTATTGTAAACAATAATCCAAAGCCATTTTCCTGGTTGCCAGATTGGCTATGGTCTTACAAATACCCGAACAACGTAGTAGGAGAAGGCATTCCAATTCCTGGTTGTACCGGAAAGTTTTGTAATGAACTGGCACAAGGGGTATACCCAACACCGATTTACGAAGTCATTATCTGTTTAATCCTTTTTGCCTTTTTATGGCGCATCAGAGATAAAATAAAAGCACCTGGTTTAATGTTTGGTATTTACATGATCCTAAATGGTATTGAGCGTTTCTGCATCGAATTGATTCGTGTAAACTCAAAATACCATGTTTTTGGGTTGTCCTTTACCCAGGCAGAAATGATTTCTACTTTTCTTGTTGTAGGCGGTATTGTGCTAAGCGCCTATGCTTTAAGAAACAAAAATAAATTGGCCTAA
- the mtaB gene encoding tRNA (N(6)-L-threonylcarbamoyladenosine(37)-C(2))-methylthiotransferase MtaB, whose translation MKKVAFYTLGCKLNFSETSTIGRLFTDAGYAVVEFQDQADVYVINTCSVTEHADKKCRKVVKEALKYSPNAFVTIVGCYAQLKPQEIAEIEGVDMVLGAAEKFRIVEYITDLTKQPKTLIHQQNIEKVNHNFIASYSIGDRTRTFLKVQDGCDYPCTYCTIPLARGASRSDTIENVVNRAKMIADSGVKEIVLTGVNLGDFGIRNGQREDKFFDLVKALDEVEGIERIRISSIEPNLLSNEIIEFVSTSKRFVPHFHIPLQSGSDKILGLMRRRYRSDLYVERVAKIKEVMPHCCIGVDVIVGFPGETKEDFLNTYQFLNQLDISYLHVFTYSERELTAAAEMKGVVAGSERNERSKMLHILSDKKRRAFYESQIGTEGEVLFEADQKSGYMHGFTKNYVKVRAKYDPVMVNELKAVKLLEITADGEVEVAELETVHAHH comes from the coding sequence ATGAAAAAGGTCGCATTTTATACATTAGGTTGTAAACTCAATTTCTCCGAAACATCAACCATTGGTCGTTTATTTACCGATGCAGGTTATGCCGTAGTAGAATTTCAGGATCAGGCAGATGTTTATGTGATCAATACCTGCTCTGTTACCGAGCATGCCGATAAAAAATGCCGTAAAGTTGTTAAAGAAGCTTTAAAGTATTCACCAAATGCCTTTGTAACCATTGTGGGATGCTATGCGCAGTTAAAACCACAGGAAATTGCCGAAATAGAAGGGGTTGATATGGTTTTGGGCGCTGCAGAAAAATTCAGGATTGTAGAGTACATTACCGATTTAACTAAACAGCCAAAAACCCTTATCCATCAGCAAAATATAGAGAAAGTAAATCATAATTTTATTGCCTCTTATTCCATTGGCGATAGAACACGTACTTTTTTGAAAGTACAGGATGGTTGCGATTATCCTTGTACTTACTGTACCATTCCTTTAGCACGCGGTGCAAGCCGTAGCGATACGATCGAAAATGTGGTGAATCGTGCAAAGATGATTGCAGATAGCGGTGTTAAAGAAATTGTTTTAACCGGTGTAAATCTTGGCGATTTCGGAATTAGAAATGGCCAGCGTGAAGATAAATTTTTTGACCTGGTTAAAGCTTTGGATGAAGTAGAAGGAATTGAAAGAATCCGCATTTCATCTATTGAGCCAAATCTTTTGAGTAATGAGATCATCGAATTTGTATCCACTTCGAAAAGATTTGTTCCTCATTTTCATATCCCCTTACAATCAGGTTCTGATAAAATTTTAGGTTTAATGCGCCGTCGTTACCGTAGCGATTTGTATGTAGAGCGTGTTGCCAAAATTAAAGAGGTAATGCCGCATTGTTGTATCGGTGTAGATGTAATTGTTGGTTTTCCTGGCGAAACAAAAGAAGATTTCTTGAATACCTATCAGTTTTTAAATCAGCTTGATATTTCTTATCTACACGTATTTACTTACTCTGAGCGGGAATTAACTGCTGCAGCCGAAATGAAAGGTGTTGTGGCAGGAAGCGAGCGCAATGAGCGTAGCAAAATGCTTCATATTTTATCTGATAAAAAACGCAGGGCTTTCTACGAATCTCAAATCGGTACTGAAGGCGAAGTGCTTTTCGAAGCCGATCAAAAATCAGGATACATGCATGGTTTTACCAAAAATTATGTAAAAGTACGTGCCAAATACGATCCGGTTATGGTAAATGAATTGAAAGCAGTTAAGCTTTTAGAAATTACTGCCGATGGTGAGGTAGAGGTAGCAGAACTGGAAACTGTTCACGCCCATCATTAG
- a CDS encoding UbiX family flavin prenyltransferase, whose product MMKKKVIVAITGASGSIYAKVLFDQLLKLKDQIEAVGVVMSDNAKVVWQFELGNQDYNQFKDFTFYNKNDFNAPFASGSAKYDTMIIVPCSMGTLGRIAHGISNDLISRAADVVLKERRKFIAVVRDTPFSLIHINNMKTVTEAGGIICPANPSFYSLPKTIEEVAGTVISRVLDLAGFEQESYRWQEK is encoded by the coding sequence ATGATGAAAAAGAAAGTGATTGTTGCGATTACCGGCGCCAGTGGTTCTATTTATGCAAAGGTTTTATTTGACCAGTTATTAAAATTAAAAGATCAGATTGAGGCTGTTGGTGTAGTGATGAGCGATAATGCAAAAGTGGTGTGGCAATTCGAGCTGGGTAACCAGGATTATAACCAATTTAAAGATTTTACCTTTTATAATAAAAATGATTTTAACGCTCCCTTTGCCTCTGGATCTGCAAAATACGATACCATGATCATTGTGCCATGCTCTATGGGAACTTTGGGACGTATAGCACACGGAATATCTAACGATTTAATTTCGAGAGCTGCAGATGTTGTACTAAAAGAACGCAGAAAATTTATTGCAGTTGTAAGAGACACACCATTTAGTTTAATCCACATCAACAACATGAAAACCGTTACCGAAGCAGGCGGAATCATCTGTCCGGCAAATCCATCTTTTTACAGTCTGCCTAAAACCATTGAAGAAGTTGCCGGAACAGTAATCAGCAGAGTATTGGATTTAGCAGGTTTCGAGCAGGAAAGCTACCGGTGGCAGGAGAAATAG